One Leclercia sp. AS011 genomic window carries:
- the fabF gene encoding beta-ketoacyl-ACP synthase II, whose product MKKSTRKRIVVTGMGIVSPLGCGVDHVWKGLINGCSGIRLLPEDITDGTGVAVGGLVPSGENDEAGLISDTLIPAKDRKKMDSFTEYALVAAEEALVQANWHPQEEQQRIRTATVIATGIGGFSSMSEAVRTTDSRGPRRLSPFTVPSFLPNMAAGNISIHYGFKGPLGAPVTACAAGVQAIGDAARMIISDEADIAVCGGTEAALNRVTLGGFAAARALSMRFNSLPQSASRPFDADRDGFVMADGAGILVIESLEHALARGAVPLAELTGYGTSADAYHLTAGPADGNGAERAMIQALKQAGLSPDDIQYINAHATSTPTGDRCEIAAIKSLFGASNSVAVSSTKSATGHMLGAAGGVEAIFTVLSLLHQIAPPTLNLFNPDPNADGINFVRHSARNMEIDNAMSNGFGFGGVNASVIFRRWVEL is encoded by the coding sequence ATGAAAAAATCAACACGTAAAAGAATCGTGGTTACCGGTATGGGTATTGTCAGCCCACTCGGATGCGGTGTAGATCATGTCTGGAAGGGGCTTATAAACGGCTGTTCAGGAATCAGACTGCTTCCTGAAGATATCACTGATGGTACCGGGGTTGCCGTCGGGGGCCTGGTACCGTCGGGTGAAAATGATGAGGCAGGACTCATATCTGATACGTTAATTCCAGCCAAAGACCGGAAAAAAATGGACAGTTTTACTGAATATGCTCTGGTGGCGGCAGAAGAGGCTCTCGTTCAGGCAAACTGGCATCCGCAGGAAGAACAACAACGTATCCGTACTGCAACCGTCATCGCAACGGGTATAGGGGGGTTTAGTTCGATGTCGGAGGCTGTACGCACCACGGATTCGAGAGGCCCCAGGAGATTATCGCCTTTTACCGTGCCGTCTTTCCTACCCAATATGGCAGCAGGAAATATCTCCATCCATTACGGGTTTAAGGGGCCGCTGGGGGCTCCCGTAACGGCGTGTGCGGCAGGCGTCCAGGCAATTGGTGATGCTGCAAGGATGATAATAAGCGATGAGGCCGATATTGCCGTGTGCGGTGGGACTGAAGCTGCACTGAACAGGGTGACCCTGGGGGGATTTGCCGCCGCCAGAGCACTGTCGATGCGCTTCAACTCACTTCCCCAATCAGCCTCCCGTCCTTTCGATGCTGACAGAGACGGATTTGTCATGGCTGACGGGGCTGGCATTCTTGTGATTGAATCTCTGGAGCATGCTTTAGCAAGGGGGGCTGTACCTCTCGCAGAGCTGACAGGATATGGCACAAGTGCTGATGCGTATCACCTGACAGCAGGCCCGGCAGATGGAAATGGTGCGGAAAGAGCGATGATACAGGCCCTGAAACAAGCTGGCCTCAGCCCTGACGATATTCAGTATATCAATGCTCACGCAACATCCACCCCAACCGGCGATCGATGTGAAATTGCGGCAATTAAAAGCCTGTTTGGCGCCAGCAATTCCGTGGCGGTCAGTTCAACGAAATCGGCCACAGGACACATGCTAGGTGCAGCCGGAGGTGTAGAGGCCATTTTCACGGTGCTCTCGCTGCTTCACCAGATTGCTCCGCCTACGCTCAATCTGTTTAATCCCGATCCAAACGCTGATGGCATCAATTTTGTCAGACATTCGGCCAGGAATATGGAAATAGACAATGCCATGTCAAATGGGTTTGGATTTGGTGGGGTAAATGCGAGTGTTATTTTCAGGCGCTGGGTAGAATTATGA
- a CDS encoding monooxygenase has product MQVKINAKSLAKFHLILALVWAMLTIPTLLWWKNSILWVSLMSIYAIVVSHLAAYSAAHAEKAANNALNQSEETRQKTDEIAGDPRQAH; this is encoded by the coding sequence ATGCAAGTGAAGATCAACGCAAAAAGCCTCGCTAAATTCCACCTGATTCTGGCCCTGGTCTGGGCGATGTTAACCATACCCACCCTTCTGTGGTGGAAAAACAGTATCCTCTGGGTCTCCCTGATGAGTATTTATGCCATCGTGGTTTCACATCTGGCGGCCTATAGTGCAGCCCATGCGGAGAAAGCGGCTAACAATGCCCTGAATCAAAGCGAAGAGACCAGGCAGAAGACCGATGAAATCGCTGGCGATCCACGCCAGGCGCACTGA
- the pitA gene encoding inorganic phosphate transporter PitA, which yields MLHLFAGLDFHTGLLLLLALAFVLFYEAINGFHDTANAVATVIYTRALRSQVAVVMAAVFNFFGVLLGGLSVAYAIVHMLPTDLLLNVSSGHGLAMVFSLLFAAIIWNLGTWYFGLPASSSHTLIGAIIGIGLTNALMTGTSVVDALNIPKVLGIFGSLIVSPIVGLVVAGGLIFLLRRYWSGTKKRARIHLTPAEREKKDGKKKPPFWTRIALIVSAIGVAFSHGANDGQKGIGLVMLVLIGVAPAGFVVNMNATGYEITRTRDAINNVETYFQQRPDLLKKATGVDQLIPSPEAGATKPAEFHCHPANAINALERAKGMLTDVESYDKLTPEQRGQMRRIMLCISDVTEKVSKLPEVSSDDQRLLKKLKVDMLNTIEYAPIWIIMAVALALGLGTMVGWRRVATTIGEKIGKKGMTYAQGMSAQMTAAVSIGLASYTGMPVSTTHVLSSSVAGTMLVDGGGLQRKTVTSILMAWVFTLPASILLSGGLYWISLQFI from the coding sequence ATGCTACATTTGTTTGCCGGCCTGGATTTTCATACCGGGCTTTTACTCTTGCTTGCTCTGGCCTTTGTATTGTTCTACGAAGCGATTAACGGCTTCCACGACACTGCGAACGCAGTCGCAACCGTTATCTACACCCGTGCTTTACGATCGCAAGTTGCGGTGGTGATGGCTGCGGTGTTTAACTTCTTTGGTGTTCTTCTGGGAGGTCTGAGCGTAGCCTACGCCATTGTGCATATGCTGCCAACGGATCTGCTACTGAATGTCAGCTCCGGCCATGGCCTGGCCATGGTGTTCTCACTGCTGTTTGCCGCAATTATCTGGAACCTCGGTACCTGGTATTTCGGCCTGCCAGCATCCAGTTCTCACACGCTGATCGGCGCTATCATCGGTATTGGTTTAACCAATGCGTTGATGACCGGTACGTCTGTGGTGGACGCGCTGAATATTCCTAAAGTTCTGGGTATTTTCGGTTCACTGATTGTTTCCCCGATTGTCGGTCTGGTGGTCGCGGGGGGGTTAATCTTCCTGCTGCGTCGTTACTGGAGCGGCACCAAAAAACGTGCCCGTATCCACCTGACGCCAGCCGAGCGTGAAAAGAAAGACGGTAAGAAAAAACCGCCATTCTGGACGCGTATCGCTCTGATCGTCTCTGCTATCGGCGTCGCCTTCTCTCATGGCGCGAACGACGGTCAGAAAGGGATTGGTCTGGTGATGCTGGTGTTAATCGGCGTGGCCCCTGCGGGCTTCGTGGTGAATATGAATGCTACCGGTTACGAAATTACCCGTACCCGAGACGCAATCAACAACGTCGAAACCTATTTCCAGCAGCGTCCTGACCTGCTGAAAAAAGCGACCGGCGTTGATCAGCTGATCCCTTCCCCGGAAGCGGGCGCAACTAAACCGGCTGAGTTCCACTGCCATCCGGCCAATGCGATCAACGCGCTGGAGCGTGCGAAAGGCATGCTGACGGACGTCGAGAGCTACGACAAACTCACCCCAGAGCAGCGTGGCCAGATGCGTCGCATCATGCTGTGCATCTCTGACGTGACCGAGAAAGTCTCTAAGCTGCCTGAAGTCTCTTCTGACGACCAGCGTCTGCTGAAGAAACTGAAAGTCGACATGCTGAATACCATCGAGTACGCACCGATCTGGATCATCATGGCGGTCGCGCTGGCGCTGGGTCTCGGTACGATGGTCGGCTGGCGTCGTGTGGCAACCACCATTGGCGAGAAGATCGGTAAGAAAGGCATGACCTATGCCCAGGGGATGTCTGCTCAGATGACGGCAGCGGTCTCAATCGGTCTGGCCAGCTACACCGGTATGCCGGTATCCACAACCCACGTACTCTCTTCGTCCGTGGCGGGTACCATGCTGGTTGATGGCGGCGGTCTGCAGCGCAAAACTGTCACCAGCATTCTGATGGCCTGGGTGTTCACCCTGCCGGCATCAATTCTGCTGTCTGGCGGTCTGTACTGGATCTCCCTGCAATTTATCTAA
- a CDS encoding NAD(P)/FAD-dependent oxidoreductase translates to MEKYDAIIIGAGAAGLFCAAMAGQAGRRVLLLDNGKKPGRKILMSGGGRCNFTNLYIEPAAYLSQNRHFCKSALARYTQWDFIDLVGKHGIAWHEKTLGQLFCDDSAQQIVDMLVAECEKGQVTLRLRSEVLEVARDEAGYTLQLNGETVSAEKLVIASGGLSMPGLGASPFGYKIAEQFGLKVLPTRAGLVPFTLHKPLLEQLQTLSGVSVPSVITAEDGILFRENLLFTHRGLSGPAVLQISSYWQPGEFVTVNLVPDCDLASFLDEQRTAHPNQSLKNTLAMQLPKRLVECLQLLGQIPDLTLKQLNSRDQQTLVETLTAWRVQPNGTEGYRTAEVTLGGVDTNELSSRTMEARNVPGLYFIGEVVDVTGWLGGYNFQWAWASAWACAEALAACEPTIKSVV, encoded by the coding sequence GTGGAAAAGTATGATGCCATCATTATTGGCGCCGGTGCGGCGGGTTTATTCTGTGCGGCGATGGCCGGACAGGCGGGACGCCGGGTTCTGCTGCTCGATAACGGTAAAAAACCTGGTCGAAAAATCCTGATGTCGGGCGGGGGCCGCTGTAACTTTACTAACCTTTATATCGAGCCTGCGGCCTATCTGAGTCAGAACCGTCATTTTTGCAAATCTGCCCTTGCCCGCTACACCCAGTGGGACTTTATTGATCTGGTGGGGAAACACGGCATCGCCTGGCATGAGAAAACCCTCGGGCAGCTGTTTTGCGACGATTCGGCGCAGCAGATTGTCGATATGCTGGTGGCTGAGTGCGAAAAAGGGCAGGTTACCCTGCGTCTGCGCAGCGAAGTGCTGGAAGTTGCTCGCGACGAGGCGGGATACACTTTACAGCTGAACGGCGAAACGGTGAGCGCGGAAAAGCTGGTGATCGCCAGCGGCGGGCTCTCGATGCCGGGCCTGGGTGCGTCGCCGTTCGGCTATAAAATTGCCGAGCAGTTTGGCCTGAAGGTGCTTCCGACCCGTGCCGGTCTGGTGCCCTTCACCCTGCATAAGCCTTTGCTGGAGCAGCTGCAAACCCTCTCCGGCGTCTCGGTGCCTTCAGTCATCACGGCGGAAGACGGCATCCTGTTCCGTGAGAACCTGCTCTTCACCCATCGCGGCCTCTCCGGCCCGGCGGTCCTGCAAATCTCCAGCTACTGGCAGCCGGGAGAGTTCGTCACCGTCAACTTAGTGCCGGACTGCGATCTGGCGAGCTTCCTCGATGAGCAGCGCACGGCGCATCCGAATCAGAGCCTGAAAAACACCTTAGCCATGCAGCTGCCGAAGCGGCTGGTGGAGTGCCTGCAGCTGCTGGGGCAAATTCCCGATCTGACGCTGAAGCAGCTTAACAGCCGCGACCAGCAGACGCTGGTGGAGACCTTAACCGCCTGGCGCGTGCAGCCCAACGGCACCGAAGGCTATCGCACTGCGGAAGTGACCCTCGGCGGCGTGGATACCAATGAGCTGTCGTCGCGCACCATGGAGGCCCGCAACGTGCCGGGACTCTATTTTATCGGCGAGGTGGTGGACGTCACCGGCTGGCTGGGCGGGTATAACTTCCAGTGGGCATGGGCCAGCGCCTGGGCCTGCGCAGAGGCGCTGGCGGCATGTGAACCGACAATAAAGTCTGTAGTTTGA
- the uspA gene encoding universal stress protein UspA, with amino-acid sequence MAYKHILIAVDLSPESKVLVDKAVSMARPYNAKVSLIHVDVNYSDLYTGLIDVNLGDMQKRISEETHQALTELSTNAGYPITETLSGSGDLGQVLVDAIKKYDMDLVVCGHHQDFWSKLMSSARQLINTVHVDMLIVPLRDEDDE; translated from the coding sequence ATGGCTTATAAACACATTCTTATCGCGGTTGACCTCTCCCCTGAGAGCAAAGTCCTGGTTGATAAAGCGGTATCCATGGCGCGTCCGTACAATGCGAAAGTTTCCTTGATTCACGTGGACGTGAATTACTCCGATCTCTATACCGGCCTGATTGACGTGAATCTGGGTGACATGCAGAAGCGTATCTCCGAAGAGACCCACCAGGCGCTGACCGAACTCTCCACCAATGCGGGCTATCCCATCACCGAAACCCTGAGCGGCAGCGGCGACCTGGGCCAGGTGCTGGTTGATGCAATCAAGAAATACGATATGGATCTGGTGGTCTGCGGCCATCACCAGGACTTCTGGAGCAAGCTGATGTCCTCCGCGCGTCAGCTGATTAACACCGTGCACGTGGATATGTTGATTGTGCCGCTGCGCGACGAAGACGACGAGTAA
- the prlC gene encoding oligopeptidase A: MTNPLLTPFSLPPFSSILPEHVVPAVTKALDDCRAAVESVVAQGAPYTWENLCQPLAEVDDVLGRIFSPVSHLNSVKNSPELREAYEQTLPLLSEYSTWVGQHEGLYKAYRDLRDGDHYATLNIAQKKSVDNALRDFELSGIGLAKDKQQRYGEIATRLSELGNQYSNNVLDATMGWTKLITDEAELAGMPESALAAAKAQAEAKEQEGYLLTLDIPSYLPVMTYCDNQALREEMYRAYSTRASDQGPNAGKWDNTPVMAEILALRHELAQLLGFDSYADKSLATKMAENPQQVLDFLTDLAKRARPQGEKELAQLRAFAKAEFSVDELQPWDIAYYSEKQKQHLYSISDEQLRPYFPENKAVNGLFEVVKRIYGITAKERTDVEVWHDDVRFFELYDDKNELRGSFYLDLYARENKRGGAWMDDCVGQMRKADGSLQKPVAYLTCNFNRPVNGKPALFTHDEVITLFHEFGHGLHHMLTRIEAAGVAGISGVPWDAVELPSQFMENWCWEPDALAFISGHYETGEPLPKALLDKMLEAKNYQAAMFILRQLEFGLFDFRLHAEFSPEQGAKVLETLAEIKKQVALIPGPAWGRFPHAFSHIFAGGYAAGYYSYLWADVLAADAYSRFEEEGIFNRETGQSFLDNILTRGGSEEPMELFKRFRGREPQLDAMLEHYGIKG; encoded by the coding sequence ATGACCAACCCATTACTGACGCCTTTTTCGTTGCCACCGTTTTCCTCCATTCTGCCTGAACATGTTGTTCCCGCTGTCACCAAAGCACTGGACGATTGCCGTGCCGCCGTCGAGAGCGTGGTTGCGCAGGGCGCGCCTTACACCTGGGAAAATCTGTGTCAGCCGCTGGCGGAAGTGGATGATGTGCTCGGTCGCATCTTCTCCCCGGTCAGCCACCTGAACTCGGTGAAAAACAGCCCGGAACTGCGTGAAGCCTACGAACAAACCCTGCCGCTGCTGTCGGAATACAGCACCTGGGTCGGGCAGCACGAGGGGCTGTACAAAGCGTATCGCGATCTGCGCGATGGCGATCACTATGCGACCCTGAATATCGCCCAGAAAAAGTCCGTTGATAACGCCCTGCGCGATTTTGAACTGTCGGGCATTGGCCTGGCGAAAGACAAACAGCAGCGCTACGGCGAAATCGCCACGCGCCTGTCCGAGCTGGGCAATCAGTACAGCAACAACGTGCTGGATGCCACCATGGGCTGGACCAAACTGATTACTGATGAAGCCGAACTGGCCGGCATGCCGGAGAGTGCGCTGGCGGCGGCGAAAGCCCAGGCCGAGGCGAAAGAGCAGGAAGGCTATCTGCTGACCCTGGATATCCCGAGCTATCTGCCGGTGATGACCTACTGCGACAACCAGGCCCTGCGTGAAGAGATGTATCGCGCCTACAGCACCCGCGCCTCCGATCAGGGGCCGAATGCCGGTAAGTGGGATAACACCCCGGTGATGGCTGAAATCCTCGCCCTGCGCCACGAGCTGGCACAGCTGCTGGGCTTCGACAGCTACGCCGATAAATCACTCGCCACTAAAATGGCCGAGAACCCGCAGCAGGTACTCGACTTCCTGACCGATCTGGCGAAACGCGCCCGTCCTCAGGGTGAGAAAGAGCTGGCCCAGCTGCGCGCCTTCGCGAAAGCGGAGTTCAGCGTGGACGAGCTGCAGCCGTGGGACATCGCTTACTACAGCGAAAAACAGAAACAGCACCTCTACAGCATCAGCGACGAGCAGCTGCGCCCGTACTTCCCGGAAAACAAAGCCGTTAACGGCCTGTTCGAAGTGGTGAAACGCATCTATGGCATCACCGCCAAAGAGCGCACCGATGTGGAAGTGTGGCACGACGACGTGCGTTTCTTCGAACTGTATGACGACAAAAACGAACTGCGCGGCAGCTTCTATCTGGATCTCTATGCCCGCGAAAATAAACGCGGCGGCGCCTGGATGGACGACTGCGTAGGCCAGATGCGCAAAGCCGACGGCTCGCTGCAAAAGCCAGTGGCCTACCTGACCTGTAACTTTAACCGTCCGGTCAACGGCAAACCTGCGCTGTTCACCCATGACGAAGTGATCACCCTGTTCCACGAGTTCGGTCACGGTCTGCACCATATGCTGACCCGAATCGAAGCCGCAGGCGTGGCTGGCATCAGCGGTGTACCATGGGATGCAGTCGAGCTGCCGAGCCAGTTTATGGAAAACTGGTGCTGGGAGCCGGACGCGCTGGCGTTCATCTCCGGCCACTACGAGACCGGCGAGCCGCTGCCCAAAGCGCTGCTGGATAAGATGCTGGAAGCGAAGAACTACCAGGCGGCGATGTTTATCCTGCGCCAGCTGGAGTTCGGCCTGTTCGATTTCCGTCTGCATGCCGAGTTCAGCCCGGAGCAGGGAGCAAAAGTCCTCGAAACCCTGGCAGAGATCAAGAAGCAGGTTGCCCTCATTCCAGGCCCGGCCTGGGGTCGCTTCCCGCACGCGTTCAGCCATATCTTTGCTGGCGGCTACGCAGCGGGCTACTACAGCTATCTGTGGGCCGACGTGCTGGCGGCGGATGCCTACTCCCGCTTCGAAGAAGAGGGGATTTTCAACCGCGAAACCGGTCAGTCGTTCCTTGATAACATCCTGACCCGCGGTGGTTCCGAGGAGCCAATGGAGCTGTTCAAACGCTTCCGTGGCCGCGAGCCGCAGTTGGACGCGATGCTTGAGCATTACGGCATCAAGGGTTAG
- the uspB gene encoding universal stress protein UspB: MISTVALFWALCVVCIVNMARYFSSLRALLVVLRGCDPLLYQYVDGGGFFTSHGQPSKQMRLVWYIYAQRYRDHHDDEFIRRCERLRRQFILTSALCGLVVVSMVALLIWH; this comes from the coding sequence ATGATTAGCACCGTCGCATTATTTTGGGCGTTATGTGTGGTTTGCATCGTGAATATGGCGCGTTATTTCTCGTCTTTGCGCGCCCTGTTAGTGGTACTGCGTGGCTGCGATCCGTTGCTTTATCAATATGTCGACGGCGGGGGCTTCTTTACCTCGCACGGGCAGCCCAGCAAACAGATGCGCCTGGTGTGGTATATCTACGCCCAGCGTTATCGCGATCATCATGACGATGAGTTTATCCGTCGCTGCGAGCGCCTGCGCCGTCAGTTCATTCTGACCAGCGCGCTGTGCGGCCTGGTGGTTGTGAGCATGGTGGCTCTCCTCATCTGGCATTGA
- the rsmJ gene encoding 16S rRNA (guanine(1516)-N(2))-methyltransferase RsmJ: MKIHLADETGAGDGALSVLAARWGLEHDEENLMALVMTPEHLELRKRDEPKLGGIFVDFVGGAMAHRRKFGGGRGEAVAKAVGIKGSYLPDVVDATAGLGRDAFVLASVGCRVRMLERNPVVAALLDDGLARGYADPEIGGWLQERLQLIHASSLTALTDISPRPQVVYLDPMFPHKQKSALVKKEMRVFQSLVGPDLDADGLLEPARLLATKRVVVKRPDYAPPLADVATTNAVTTKGHRFDIYAGTPE; this comes from the coding sequence GTGAAGATCCACTTAGCAGATGAAACAGGCGCCGGAGACGGCGCCTTATCTGTTCTGGCGGCCCGCTGGGGGCTGGAACACGATGAAGAGAACCTGATGGCGCTGGTGATGACGCCAGAGCATCTGGAATTGCGTAAACGCGACGAACCTAAACTCGGCGGCATTTTTGTTGATTTTGTCGGCGGGGCAATGGCGCACCGGCGCAAGTTCGGCGGCGGGCGCGGCGAAGCGGTCGCCAAAGCGGTGGGGATCAAGGGCAGCTATCTGCCGGACGTGGTGGACGCCACCGCCGGGCTGGGACGTGACGCCTTTGTGCTGGCCTCGGTGGGCTGTCGGGTGCGGATGCTGGAGCGTAATCCGGTGGTCGCCGCACTGCTGGATGACGGCCTGGCCCGCGGCTATGCCGACCCGGAAATCGGTGGCTGGTTGCAGGAGCGGTTACAGCTGATCCACGCCTCGAGCCTGACGGCGCTGACGGATATTTCCCCACGCCCGCAGGTGGTCTATCTCGACCCGATGTTCCCGCATAAGCAGAAAAGCGCGCTGGTGAAGAAAGAGATGCGGGTGTTTCAGTCGCTGGTAGGGCCGGATTTAGACGCCGATGGCCTGCTGGAGCCTGCCCGTCTGCTGGCAACGAAGCGGGTGGTGGTGAAACGCCCTGATTATGCACCGCCGCTGGCGGACGTTGCCACGACCAATGCGGTGACCACCAAAGGGCACCGGTTTGATATTTACGCCGGTACGCCGGAATAA
- the gorA gene encoding glutathione-disulfide reductase, with translation MTKHYDYIAIGGGSGGIASINRAAMYGQKCALIEAKDLGGTCVNVGCVPKKVMWHAAQIREAIHLYGPDYGFDTTINNFDWDRLIASRTAYIDRIHTSYDNVLGKNNVDVIRGFARFVDAKTIEVNGETITADHILIATGGRPSHPAIPGAEYGIDSDGFFELPALPKRVAIVGAGYIAVELAGVINGLGAEAHLFVRKHAPLRNFDPLIVDTLVEVMNAEGPHLHTEAIPKAVVKNADGSLTLELEDGRSQTVDCLIWAIGREPANDNFNLAVTGVKTNEKGYIVVDKFQNTSVPGIYAVGDNTGAVELTPVAVAAGRRLSERLFNNKPDEHLDYSNIPTVVFSHPPIGTVGLTEPQARAHYGDDQVKVYKSAFTAMYTAVTSHRQPCRMKLVCVGPEEKIVGIHGIGFGMDEILQGFAVALKMGATKKDFDNTVAIHPTAAEEFVTMR, from the coding sequence ATGACCAAGCATTATGACTACATCGCAATTGGCGGCGGCAGCGGCGGTATCGCCTCGATTAACCGTGCCGCCATGTATGGCCAGAAGTGCGCCCTGATTGAAGCGAAAGACCTCGGCGGCACCTGCGTCAACGTCGGTTGTGTACCGAAAAAAGTGATGTGGCATGCAGCGCAGATCCGTGAGGCCATTCACCTCTATGGCCCGGACTATGGTTTTGATACCACTATCAATAACTTTGACTGGGATCGCCTGATCGCCAGCCGTACAGCCTATATCGACCGTATCCATACCTCCTACGACAACGTGCTGGGCAAGAATAACGTCGATGTGATCCGCGGTTTTGCCCGTTTCGTTGATGCGAAGACCATCGAAGTGAACGGCGAGACGATCACTGCAGATCACATCCTGATCGCCACCGGTGGTCGTCCGAGCCACCCGGCTATTCCGGGCGCGGAATACGGTATCGACTCCGACGGTTTCTTTGAGCTGCCGGCTCTGCCGAAACGCGTTGCCATCGTTGGCGCGGGTTACATTGCCGTCGAGCTGGCGGGTGTGATTAACGGTCTGGGCGCTGAAGCGCACCTGTTCGTACGTAAACACGCTCCGCTGCGCAACTTCGATCCGCTGATCGTCGATACGCTGGTAGAAGTCATGAACGCCGAAGGCCCGCATCTGCACACGGAAGCCATTCCGAAAGCGGTGGTTAAAAACGCCGACGGCAGCCTGACGCTGGAACTGGAAGATGGCCGCAGCCAGACCGTGGATTGCCTGATCTGGGCCATTGGTCGTGAACCGGCAAACGACAACTTCAACCTGGCCGTCACGGGCGTGAAGACCAACGAGAAGGGCTACATCGTTGTCGATAAGTTCCAGAACACCAGCGTGCCGGGTATTTACGCGGTGGGCGATAACACCGGTGCCGTTGAGCTGACCCCGGTGGCGGTGGCCGCTGGCCGCCGTCTCTCCGAGCGTCTGTTTAACAACAAGCCGGACGAGCACCTGGACTACAGCAACATCCCGACAGTGGTCTTCAGCCACCCGCCAATCGGCACCGTCGGTTTAACCGAGCCCCAGGCGCGTGCGCACTATGGCGACGACCAGGTGAAAGTGTATAAATCGGCCTTTACCGCCATGTATACCGCGGTGACCTCTCACCGTCAGCCGTGCCGCATGAAGTTAGTTTGCGTCGGCCCGGAAGAGAAGATTGTCGGTATTCACGGCATCGGCTTCGGTATGGATGAGATCCTGCAGGGCTTTGCGGTGGCACTGAAAATGGGTGCCACCAAGAAAGACTTTGATAATACCGTGGCGATCCACCCGACGGCGGCAGAAGAGTTTGTGACCATGCGTTAA
- a CDS encoding 23S rRNA (adenine(2030)-N(6))-methyltransferase RlmJ: MLSYRHSFHAGNHADVLKHTVQSLIIEALKEKDKPFLYLDTHAGAGRYQLSGEHAERTGEYLEGIARIWQQDDLPAELEPYINVINHYNRSGQLRYYPGSPLIARQLLREQDSIQLTELHPSDYPLLRSEFQKDSRARVEKSDGYQQLKAKLPPVSRRGLVLIDPPYEIKSDYQAVVAGIHEGYKRFATGTYALWYPVVLRAQIKRMIKDLEATGIRKILQIELAVLPDSDRRGMTASGMIVVNPPWKLEAQMNNVLPWLHKKLVPAGTGHTSVSWIVPE; encoded by the coding sequence ATGCTCAGTTATCGCCACAGCTTTCACGCGGGCAACCACGCCGACGTTCTTAAACATACCGTTCAGAGCCTGATTATCGAGGCGCTCAAAGAGAAAGATAAGCCTTTTCTCTATCTGGACACCCATGCCGGCGCGGGCCGCTACCAGCTGAGCGGTGAACACGCCGAGCGTACCGGGGAGTACCTCGAAGGCATCGCCCGTATCTGGCAGCAGGACGACCTGCCGGCCGAGCTTGAGCCGTACATCAACGTTATCAACCACTACAACCGCAGCGGCCAGCTACGTTACTACCCGGGCTCACCGCTGATTGCCCGCCAGCTGCTGCGCGAGCAGGACAGCATCCAGCTGACCGAACTGCACCCGAGCGACTACCCGCTGCTGCGCTCTGAATTCCAGAAAGACAGCCGCGCGCGCGTGGAAAAATCGGACGGCTATCAGCAGCTGAAAGCGAAGCTCCCGCCGGTATCCCGTCGCGGCCTGGTGCTGATCGACCCACCGTATGAGATCAAAAGTGATTATCAGGCCGTGGTCGCGGGTATTCACGAAGGTTACAAACGCTTTGCTACCGGCACCTATGCCCTGTGGTATCCGGTGGTGCTGCGTGCGCAAATCAAGCGCATGATCAAGGACCTGGAAGCGACAGGCATCCGTAAGATCCTGCAAATTGAGCTGGCGGTTCTTCCGGACAGCGATCGCCGCGGCATGACCGCCTCCGGCATGATCGTGGTTAACCCACCGTGGAAGCTGGAAGCGCAGATGAACAACGTCCTGCCGTGGCTGCATAAAAAGCTGGTTCCGGCCGGTACGGGCCACACCAGCGTCAGCTGGATCGTGCCGGAGTAA